In Hyphomicrobiales bacterium, a single window of DNA contains:
- a CDS encoding CTP synthase produces the protein MARYIFITGGVVSSLGKGLASAALGALLQARGFKVRLRKLDPYLNVDPGTMSPYQHGEVFVTDDGAETDLDLGHYERFTGRHANKGDNITTGKIYQDIITKERRGDYLGGTVQVIPHVTDAIKDFVRGESEGFDFVLVEVGGTVGDIEGLPFFEAIRQFGQESPRGSCIYIHLTLLPWIPTAGELKTKPTQHSVKELRSIGIQPDILLCRADREIPVNERRKIALFCNVRPSAVIQALDVGNIYDVPRAYHAEGLDQEVLDAFGITDAAKPDLSQWTDIMDRITHPEGEVTIAVVGKYTGLLDAYKSLKEALVHGGIANRVKVNLEWIESEVFEKEDPAPYLEDVDGILVPGGFGERGSEGKIHAVTWARTRKIPYFGICFGMQMACIEAARNLCGIKNASSTEFGETKEPVVGTMTEWMKGNELEIRKAGGDLGGTMRLGAFDATLSKDSHIADIYGSNHISERHRHRYEVNTAYRKRLEDAGLSFAGMSPDGLLPETVEYPDHPWFIGVQYHPELKSKPFDPHPLFKSFIAAAVVQSRLV, from the coding sequence ATGGCGCGATATATTTTCATCACCGGCGGCGTGGTCTCATCCCTTGGAAAAGGTCTTGCTTCAGCGGCACTTGGCGCGCTGCTCCAGGCCCGTGGTTTCAAGGTCAGGCTGCGCAAACTTGACCCCTATCTGAACGTCGATCCGGGCACCATGAGCCCGTATCAGCACGGCGAGGTCTTCGTCACCGACGATGGCGCCGAGACGGACCTCGATCTTGGCCACTACGAGCGTTTCACCGGGCGCCACGCCAACAAGGGCGACAACATCACCACCGGCAAGATCTACCAGGACATCATCACAAAGGAACGCCGCGGCGATTATCTCGGCGGCACGGTGCAGGTGATTCCCCACGTGACCGATGCCATCAAGGATTTCGTCCGTGGCGAAAGCGAGGGCTTCGATTTCGTGCTGGTCGAAGTGGGCGGCACGGTGGGTGACATCGAAGGCTTGCCGTTCTTCGAAGCCATCCGCCAATTCGGCCAGGAAAGCCCGCGCGGCTCCTGCATCTATATCCACCTCACACTGCTGCCATGGATTCCGACCGCCGGCGAACTCAAGACCAAGCCGACGCAGCATTCCGTGAAGGAGCTTCGCTCGATCGGTATCCAGCCGGATATTCTGCTCTGCCGCGCCGACCGGGAAATCCCCGTCAATGAACGCCGCAAGATCGCGCTGTTCTGCAACGTGCGCCCTTCGGCCGTCATTCAGGCTCTCGACGTGGGCAACATCTATGACGTGCCGCGCGCCTACCACGCCGAAGGTCTTGACCAGGAAGTGCTGGATGCCTTCGGCATCACAGATGCCGCCAAGCCCGACCTGTCGCAGTGGACCGACATCATGGACCGCATCACCCATCCGGAAGGAGAGGTGACGATTGCCGTGGTTGGGAAGTACACAGGCCTGCTGGATGCCTACAAGTCGCTGAAGGAAGCGCTCGTCCACGGCGGCATCGCCAACCGTGTGAAGGTGAACCTGGAGTGGATCGAGAGCGAGGTCTTCGAAAAGGAAGACCCGGCTCCATATCTCGAAGACGTGGACGGCATTCTCGTGCCCGGCGGCTTTGGCGAGCGCGGCTCGGAGGGCAAGATCCACGCCGTCACCTGGGCCCGCACCCGCAAGATTCCCTATTTCGGCATCTGCTTCGGCATGCAGATGGCCTGCATCGAAGCCGCGCGAAACCTGTGCGGCATCAAGAATGCCAGCTCCACCGAATTTGGCGAGACGAAGGAACCCGTCGTCGGCACCATGACGGAGTGGATGAAGGGCAACGAGCTTGAAATCCGCAAGGCGGGCGGCGACCTTGGCGGTACCATGCGACTCGGGGCCTTCGATGCCACGCTCTCCAAGGACAGCCACATCGCCGACATCTACGGCAGCAACCACATTTCGGAACGCCACCGCCACCGCTACGAGGTCAACACTGCCTATCGCAAGCGGCTGGAGGATGCAGGCCTGAGCTTCGCCGGCATGTCGCCCGATGGCCTGCTGCCTGAAACCGTCGAGTATCCGGACCACCCCTGGTTCATCGGCGTGCAGTATCATCCCGAACTCAAGTCCAAGCCGTTCGATCCGCACCCGCTGTTCAAGTCGTTCATCGCGGCAGCAGTGGTGCAAAGCCGACTGGTGTAG
- a CDS encoding mechanosensitive ion channel — protein sequence MRSALSAFLAALLLVLAAALPARAFDETDVARIDSSIKSSRAALASILASTDPDTISADTISQNRNALIKLKADADGTAKVLDLPQADVAAQITQLGPLPEDPTIEPPEIAQQRKQLNDRAAMLLGLRKQLELVSVEADQQLSRLSGIERDQFLSRVFAYEDSILDPRMWWSALTSAKTFVLRLGNLMGQWWKVVSPEANFSVAAVTGLFILVAGFVISRLRGLFRGMLSPSLSEPGATDPPSPVRRLWHVIFYYLQWAIGTILTLIILIVGLEAAGFVTSQFTMLFNGAMNVIMSVVLYGGAAYLVCQPTRPQARLVAIDSFAARNLVLIIVVASFIYSFGTAVTDIASSLSIPVNFAVGVSALSALTLVVLISLALVIIRREAGKDIARGAPGYLLVWFVKFTPIIWLLLVLAIAALAFGYIALGLFIAGNILESAMLAVILGVLHAFAHAVADAAASEGTRTGQLVRRTLRLTEEGLGRTILLYRTVIDIGTSVLALFGLAALWAVSLVDFTTLLRQAASGFQIGNITISPSSLLAALLILLLGIIITRYITSWLQGRVLSATKLDKGAQDSIRTSAGYAGYALAAGMALSAAGVSFSSVALIAGALGLGVGLGLQQIVTNFVSGLILLAERPIRIGDWVVTTAGEGIVKRINVRATEIETFDRSSIVIPNSNFIINPVRNWTLRDTIGHFTVPVAVSYDGNPDEVAKMLLEIASNHPKLMRHPGPDVNLVKLTPQAMEFELGGQVRNVLDAAAVSSDLRMEIVRRFGKKLLHIPSGQGAKAAK from the coding sequence ATGCGCAGCGCGCTGTCAGCTTTTCTGGCGGCCCTGCTGCTGGTGCTTGCAGCCGCACTGCCGGCGCGCGCTTTCGACGAGACGGATGTTGCGCGGATTGATTCCAGCATCAAATCGTCGCGCGCCGCCCTGGCCAGCATCCTGGCCTCCACTGACCCGGACACGATTAGTGCGGATACGATCTCGCAGAACCGGAACGCCCTCATCAAGCTGAAAGCGGATGCAGACGGCACGGCCAAGGTCCTCGACCTGCCGCAAGCCGATGTCGCAGCGCAAATCACGCAACTGGGACCGCTGCCGGAAGACCCCACCATCGAGCCGCCGGAAATCGCCCAGCAGCGCAAGCAACTGAACGACCGCGCGGCCATGCTTCTCGGCCTGCGCAAGCAGCTTGAACTGGTTTCCGTGGAGGCGGACCAGCAACTGTCGCGGCTCAGCGGCATCGAGCGCGACCAGTTCCTCAGCCGCGTCTTTGCCTATGAGGACTCGATCCTCGATCCGCGCATGTGGTGGAGCGCGCTGACCTCCGCCAAGACATTCGTCCTCCGCCTCGGCAACCTCATGGGCCAGTGGTGGAAGGTCGTCTCGCCGGAGGCGAACTTCAGCGTCGCTGCCGTCACGGGCCTCTTCATACTGGTCGCGGGTTTTGTCATCAGCCGCCTGCGCGGTCTCTTCCGGGGCATGTTGTCCCCGTCGCTGTCGGAGCCCGGTGCCACCGATCCGCCAAGCCCGGTCCGCCGCCTCTGGCACGTGATCTTCTACTATCTGCAATGGGCCATCGGTACGATCCTGACGCTCATCATTTTGATTGTTGGTCTGGAGGCCGCCGGTTTCGTAACGTCGCAGTTCACCATGCTGTTCAACGGCGCGATGAACGTCATCATGTCGGTGGTCCTGTACGGTGGCGCCGCCTATCTCGTCTGCCAGCCGACGCGGCCGCAGGCGCGGCTTGTTGCCATCGACAGCTTCGCCGCCCGCAATCTGGTTCTGATCATCGTCGTTGCCTCTTTTATCTACAGCTTCGGAACGGCAGTGACGGACATTGCGTCGTCGCTCTCCATCCCGGTCAATTTCGCCGTGGGCGTATCGGCTCTTTCAGCCCTGACGCTGGTGGTGCTGATTTCACTGGCCCTGGTCATCATCAGGCGCGAGGCGGGCAAGGACATCGCCCGCGGAGCTCCCGGCTATCTGCTGGTCTGGTTCGTGAAGTTCACGCCCATCATCTGGCTGTTGCTGGTGCTGGCCATTGCTGCGCTGGCCTTTGGCTACATCGCACTCGGTTTGTTCATCGCCGGCAACATCCTCGAAAGCGCCATGCTCGCCGTCATTCTCGGCGTGTTGCATGCCTTTGCCCACGCCGTGGCAGATGCGGCCGCCAGTGAAGGCACGCGCACGGGGCAACTGGTCCGGCGCACCTTGCGCCTCACGGAGGAGGGCCTGGGCCGCACCATTCTTCTCTACCGCACCGTCATTGATATCGGCACGTCGGTCCTGGCGCTGTTCGGCCTTGCCGCCCTCTGGGCCGTCTCTCTGGTCGATTTCACCACCTTGTTGCGCCAGGCCGCGAGCGGGTTCCAGATCGGCAACATCACCATCAGTCCCAGTTCGCTTCTGGCGGCACTGCTGATCCTGCTCCTCGGCATCATCATCACGCGTTATATCACCTCATGGCTGCAGGGACGCGTGCTCTCGGCAACCAAGCTCGACAAGGGCGCCCAGGATTCAATCCGCACCTCGGCAGGCTATGCGGGATATGCTCTCGCGGCGGGCATGGCCCTGTCTGCGGCAGGCGTCAGCTTTTCCAGTGTGGCGCTGATCGCCGGTGCGCTTGGCCTTGGTGTCGGTCTCGGCTTGCAGCAGATCGTCACCAATTTCGTCTCGGGCCTCATCCTGCTGGCTGAGCGCCCGATCCGCATCGGCGACTGGGTGGTGACGACGGCGGGCGAGGGGATTGTGAAGCGCATCAACGTGCGCGCCACCGAAATCGAGACCTTCGACCGCAGCTCCATCGTCATTCCAAACTCGAACTTCATCATCAATCCGGTGCGCAACTGGACGCTCCGCGACACCATTGGTCATTTCACCGTTCCCGTAGCCGTGAGTTATGACGGCAATCCCGACGAGGTGGCGAAGATGCTCCTGGAGATTGCCTCAAACCATCCCAAGCTGATGCGCCATCCGGGGCCGGACGTGAACCTCGTCAAGCTCACGCCGCAGGCCATGGAATTCGAACTCGGCGGGCAGGTGCGCAACGTCCTTGACGCCGCCGCCGTCTCCAGCGATTTGCGCATGGAAATCGTGCGCCGTTTCGGCAAGAAACTGCTGCACATTCCGTCAGGCCAGGGGGCCAAGGCAGCAAAATGA
- a CDS encoding PaaI family thioesterase, protein MNDQDIYARFNELTGIDFLRELIARGDASPMGETMNLKVIEAGDGLAVVQGIPDARFYNTMRRMHGGFAASLIDTGLGCAVMTKLGKGVGYGTVELKVSFVRKIDVETGPLFCTGTVLHAGRTMLTAEAKVADTAGVLYAHGSGTFLVYPK, encoded by the coding sequence ATGAACGATCAGGACATCTACGCCCGTTTTAATGAGTTGACGGGTATCGACTTTCTCCGTGAACTTATCGCCAGGGGTGACGCCTCGCCCATGGGCGAAACCATGAACCTCAAGGTGATCGAGGCGGGTGATGGCCTTGCGGTGGTGCAGGGCATTCCCGATGCGCGCTTCTACAACACCATGCGGCGCATGCACGGCGGTTTTGCAGCATCCCTCATCGACACGGGCCTCGGCTGCGCCGTCATGACCAAGCTCGGCAAGGGCGTGGGCTACGGCACGGTTGAGCTGAAGGTGAGTTTCGTCCGCAAGATCGACGTGGAAACGGGACCGCTATTCTGCACCGGCACGGTTCTGCACGCCGGCCGCACCATGCTCACCGCCGAAGCCAAGGTTGCCGACACGGCGGGCGTGCTTTATGCGCACGGCTCCGGCACGTTTCTGGTGTATCCCAAATGA
- the kdsA gene encoding 3-deoxy-8-phosphooctulonate synthase, translating to MTMNSVVTVGKVRFGNALPLALIAGPCQLESREHAFMMAGRLLEICSRIGIGLVYKTSFDKANRTSLSGRRGMGLEKSLEIFADLRRELSLPLLTDVHTEEQCTIVAPVVDVLQIPAFLCRQTDLLVAAANTGKVVNVKKGQFLAPWDMKNVAAKITGSGNPNVMLTERGASFGYNTLVSDMRSLPILAETGAPVIFDATHSVQQPGGQGASSGGDRRMVPVLARAAVAVGVAGVFIETHQDPDNAPSDGPNMVPLDQLEVLLRKLMALDEIAKH from the coding sequence ATGACAATGAATTCCGTCGTTACTGTTGGCAAAGTCCGTTTCGGCAATGCCTTGCCGCTCGCCCTCATCGCGGGGCCGTGCCAACTCGAAAGCCGCGAACACGCCTTCATGATGGCGGGCCGGCTGCTGGAAATCTGCAGCCGCATCGGCATCGGCCTCGTCTACAAGACGTCCTTCGACAAGGCGAACCGGACCAGCCTGTCAGGCCGCCGCGGCATGGGGCTGGAGAAATCGCTGGAGATCTTCGCCGACCTGCGCCGCGAGTTGTCGCTGCCCTTGCTCACCGACGTACACACCGAGGAACAATGCACCATCGTTGCCCCCGTGGTCGACGTGCTGCAAATCCCGGCCTTCCTCTGCCGCCAGACCGACCTGCTGGTTGCGGCGGCAAATACGGGCAAGGTGGTCAACGTCAAGAAGGGCCAGTTCCTGGCACCCTGGGACATGAAGAATGTGGCCGCCAAGATCACTGGCAGCGGCAATCCCAACGTCATGCTCACCGAACGCGGCGCGAGCTTCGGCTACAACACGCTGGTCTCGGACATGCGTAGCCTGCCGATCCTCGCGGAAACGGGTGCGCCCGTGATTTTTGACGCCACGCACTCGGTACAGCAACCGGGCGGGCAGGGAGCATCATCGGGCGGCGACCGCCGCATGGTGCCCGTTCTGGCCCGCGCCGCCGTGGCCGTGGGTGTGGCGGGCGTGTTCATCGAGACGCACCAGGACCCGGACAACGCGCCCTCCGACGGCCCCAACATGGTGCCGCTTGATCAGCTGGAAGTGCTGCTCCGCAAGTTGATGGCGCTCGACGAAATCGCCAAGCACTGA
- a CDS encoding cation diffusion facilitator family transporter, which yields MSEKSRVATWSLVASFTLTVAKFVAALFSGSLGLLSEAFHSLLDFAATGVTLFAIRYAERPADDDHPFGHAKMESVAALIETGMLFGVTGWIVYEALHRLTSGTGEVEISWWVLAVVAASIVIDFNRSRALQATADRTQSEALAADALHFRADLWSSCAVLTGLLLSLAGFAWADPAAALVVAVFVAHAAFGLGKRTLATLLDAAPAGLSVNLTEIATAVNGVLSVSRIRCRPAGPTLFVELTVDVARTLHVSRIVDIKQEVVRAIRRAHPSADVNISTHPVEIDDESAHDKIMHIARAHDSAIHHVTVQVTDGRLAVSFDLEVDGETPLLTAHEQATALETAIRDGLGGDVEVESHIEPSPPALLHGREPSARLSTTIRAELARLAKKEKRLSDLHNIRIRQTEEGLFVHYHCRFAPETSVQAVHDVVDRIEIKLGEAIKNVARVVAHAEPVGIERHKL from the coding sequence ATGAGCGAGAAGTCCCGGGTTGCAACCTGGTCGCTGGTGGCCAGTTTCACGCTGACGGTGGCCAAGTTTGTTGCTGCCCTGTTCTCTGGGTCACTCGGCCTTCTATCCGAGGCGTTCCACAGCCTGCTCGACTTCGCCGCGACGGGCGTGACCTTGTTTGCGATTCGCTATGCGGAACGTCCGGCGGATGATGATCATCCCTTCGGCCACGCCAAGATGGAGAGCGTGGCGGCCCTCATCGAAACGGGGATGCTGTTCGGAGTAACGGGCTGGATTGTCTACGAGGCGCTGCACCGGCTCACGAGTGGCACCGGCGAAGTCGAGATCAGCTGGTGGGTCCTGGCGGTTGTCGCCGCCTCCATCGTCATTGATTTCAACCGTTCGCGAGCCCTTCAGGCGACAGCCGACAGAACGCAGAGCGAAGCCCTCGCAGCCGATGCGCTGCATTTCCGCGCCGACCTGTGGAGTTCCTGCGCGGTACTCACCGGCCTGCTGCTGAGCCTGGCGGGCTTTGCCTGGGCAGACCCGGCGGCGGCCCTCGTTGTGGCCGTGTTCGTGGCGCATGCCGCGTTCGGCCTTGGCAAGCGGACACTCGCCACCCTGCTCGATGCGGCCCCCGCGGGGCTTTCGGTCAACCTCACCGAGATTGCCACGGCCGTGAATGGCGTCCTCTCGGTGTCGCGCATCCGCTGCCGTCCGGCAGGGCCGACACTGTTCGTGGAGTTGACGGTCGATGTGGCCCGCACGCTCCATGTCTCGCGCATCGTCGACATAAAGCAGGAGGTGGTGCGTGCCATCCGCCGGGCCCATCCGTCGGCGGACGTGAACATCTCGACACATCCGGTGGAGATTGATGATGAGTCGGCCCACGACAAGATCATGCACATCGCGAGGGCGCACGATTCTGCCATTCATCACGTCACCGTTCAGGTGACGGACGGGCGGCTCGCCGTGAGCTTTGACCTGGAAGTGGATGGCGAGACGCCGCTCCTCACCGCCCATGAGCAGGCAACGGCACTGGAAACAGCGATCCGTGATGGCCTCGGCGGCGACGTGGAGGTGGAGAGCCACATCGAACCCAGCCCGCCGGCGCTTCTGCACGGCCGTGAACCCTCAGCCCGCCTTTCCACCACAATCCGCGCGGAACTGGCGCGGCTTGCAAAAAAGGAAAAGCGCTTGAGTGACCTGCACAACATCCGCATCCGGCAAACGGAAGAGGGATTGTTCGTGCATTATCACTGCCGCTTCGCACCAGAGACGAGCGTGCAGGCCGTGCACGATGTGGTGGACCGGATTGAGATCAAGCTCGGCGAGGCGATCAAGAACGTGGCGCGGGTCGTGGCCCATGCCGAGCCCGTCGGCATCGAACGCCACAAGCTTTGA
- a CDS encoding DMT family transporter, whose product MNQPVGDASENRVIGIAYMLATMVCFISLDTIMKYSMEHYSLVQVTWARFFFATVFAVLLCGRQLPALARSTVPGVQVTRSVLLMTTTGLFNAGISHLPLATATTIMFLTPILVTMLSIAVLGETVGLRRWVGIGLGFIGAVIVVQPWGSLDSSFSTGVLFLLGAAFTNASYQIATRQVRFDDPLTSLLYTAAGGALVTSVLLPTNWTTPDLLGWTLMIGSGFAGALGHFFLIRAFRYAPASVVAPFSYSSLVWATVFGFLIWGQLPDTATWIGAAFIVSAGLYIFFRERHVANRTKADDMAD is encoded by the coding sequence ATGAACCAGCCCGTTGGAGACGCGAGCGAGAACCGCGTCATCGGAATCGCCTACATGCTGGCGACGATGGTGTGCTTCATCTCGCTCGACACCATCATGAAGTATTCGATGGAGCACTACTCGCTGGTGCAGGTGACTTGGGCGCGCTTCTTCTTCGCCACTGTGTTCGCGGTGCTGCTCTGCGGCAGGCAGTTGCCGGCCCTTGCGCGCAGCACCGTGCCAGGTGTGCAGGTGACGCGCTCGGTCTTGCTGATGACCACAACGGGCCTGTTCAACGCGGGGATCAGCCATCTGCCGCTGGCTACGGCAACCACCATCATGTTTCTCACCCCCATTCTGGTGACAATGCTGTCGATTGCGGTGCTGGGGGAAACGGTGGGCTTGCGCCGTTGGGTGGGCATCGGGCTCGGGTTCATCGGCGCTGTGATCGTGGTGCAGCCGTGGGGATCACTCGACTCGTCGTTCTCGACGGGTGTGCTTTTCCTGCTTGGGGCGGCCTTCACCAATGCTTCGTACCAGATCGCCACGCGGCAGGTACGCTTCGATGATCCGCTGACGAGTCTTCTCTATACGGCGGCGGGTGGGGCCCTCGTCACCAGCGTGCTGCTGCCAACGAACTGGACGACGCCGGATCTTCTCGGCTGGACACTCATGATCGGCAGCGGATTTGCTGGCGCTCTCGGCCACTTCTTCCTGATCCGCGCCTTCCGCTATGCCCCGGCCAGCGTGGTGGCTCCGTTCTCCTACAGTTCGCTGGTTTGGGCCACGGTGTTCGGGTTCCTGATCTGGGGCCAGCTGCCCGACACGGCAACGTGGATCGGCGCGGCCTTCATCGTGTCTGCCGGGCTTTACATCTTCTTCCGTGAACGCCACGTGGCCAATCGGACCAAGGCAGACGACATGGCGGATTGA
- a CDS encoding glutamate synthase subunit beta, with the protein MGKITGFLEIDRQDRKYAPAADRVRNYNEFVIPLGDEGTRSQAARCMNCGIPYCHNGCPVNNQIPDWNDLVYNDMWEEASRNLHSTNNFPEFTGRVCPAPCEASCTLNIEDTPVTIKTIECAIVDKAWEKGWLKPLVAAEKTGHKVAVVGGGPSGLAAAQQLARAGHSVHLFEKNAKAGGLLRYGIPDFKMEKHLIDRRIAQMEAEGVTFHYGAHIGVTQDARQLIDSFDAVLICAGSEKSRDLPVPGRDLDGVHYAMEFLPQQNRRVGQETPLDNKPILANGKHVVVIGGGDTGSDCIGTSIRQGALSVTQIEIMPKPPEKENKDLTWPNWPMKLRTSSSHQEGAERDFSVLTTAFRGEDGKVKALQCARAGADMKPMPGTEFELKADLVLLAMGFVHPVHEGMLKSLGVKLDPRGNVEANVKDYKTSVDKLFAAGDTRRGQSLVVWAIREGRQAARSVDEFLMGSTTLPR; encoded by the coding sequence ATGGGCAAGATCACGGGCTTTCTTGAGATCGACCGCCAGGACCGCAAGTATGCGCCTGCCGCTGACCGGGTGCGCAACTACAATGAATTCGTGATCCCGCTGGGTGACGAAGGGACGCGCAGCCAGGCGGCGCGCTGCATGAACTGCGGCATTCCCTACTGTCACAACGGCTGTCCGGTGAACAACCAGATCCCGGACTGGAATGACCTCGTCTACAACGACATGTGGGAAGAAGCCTCGCGCAACCTTCACAGCACCAACAACTTCCCGGAGTTCACGGGCCGCGTCTGCCCTGCCCCGTGCGAAGCGTCCTGCACGCTGAACATCGAGGACACGCCCGTCACCATCAAGACGATTGAATGCGCGATCGTGGACAAGGCATGGGAAAAGGGTTGGCTCAAGCCGCTGGTGGCCGCTGAAAAGACGGGCCACAAGGTGGCGGTCGTAGGCGGCGGACCTTCCGGTCTCGCAGCGGCGCAACAGCTGGCGCGGGCCGGCCACAGCGTCCACCTGTTCGAGAAGAACGCCAAGGCGGGTGGCCTGCTTCGTTACGGCATTCCTGATTTCAAGATGGAGAAGCACCTGATCGACCGCCGCATCGCGCAGATGGAAGCGGAAGGTGTCACGTTCCACTACGGCGCCCACATCGGCGTCACGCAGGATGCGCGGCAGCTGATCGACTCCTTCGATGCGGTGCTGATTTGCGCGGGGTCGGAAAAGTCACGCGATCTCCCCGTGCCGGGGCGCGACCTTGATGGCGTGCACTATGCCATGGAATTCCTGCCCCAGCAGAACCGCCGCGTGGGCCAGGAAACGCCGCTCGACAACAAACCAATCCTTGCCAACGGCAAGCATGTGGTGGTGATTGGCGGCGGTGATACGGGATCGGATTGCATCGGCACGTCCATCCGCCAGGGGGCGCTTTCGGTGACGCAGATCGAGATCATGCCGAAGCCGCCGGAGAAGGAGAACAAGGACCTGACATGGCCGAACTGGCCGATGAAGCTGCGCACCTCCTCCTCGCATCAGGAAGGTGCGGAGCGTGATTTCTCCGTGCTCACCACTGCCTTCCGCGGCGAGGATGGCAAGGTGAAGGCACTCCAGTGCGCCCGCGCCGGGGCCGACATGAAACCCATGCCCGGCACGGAGTTTGAGCTGAAGGCTGATCTGGTGCTGCTCGCCATGGGTTTCGTACATCCCGTGCATGAAGGCATGCTGAAGAGCCTTGGCGTGAAGCTGGACCCCCGCGGCAACGTGGAGGCCAATGTGAAGGACTACAAAACGTCCGTCGACAAGCTCTTTGCCGCCGGTGATACGCGCCGTGGCCAGTCGCTGGTGGTCTGGGCCATCCGCGAGGGGCGGCAGGCGGCACGTTCGGTTGACGAGTTCCTGATGGGCTCCACCACGCTTCCGCGCTGA